TTGGTAGAAAAACCAAAGCATTGAGATCATCCACAGATTACTTTCATAAAAGAATGGCGGCCCAGTTTTCTGAAATAATCAAACCAAGGTAACTTGTTTGTTTGGACTCACTCAGAACCGAGCTAACCCTGGAACTTGGGAAAGCCAAGCTAgctaaaaaaatcaagagagtGCGATGGTAAATTATTCGAAAAAAGAGGGGTAAAGCTGCTCATGCTTTTACTAAAAAGGACAGTTGCGCGTGGGCCCCGCCTTCCCCCAATGTGGATAAGAAAGACAGTGCCCTCCCACAGAAAGGGCCCCATCCGCAGTCTCCTCGCGCAAACTTAGGTCTTTCGGCCCTGGCATAACCCGGCCGGCCATGTGCCGTCGTCGGCCATGATGAAAACGCCGGAATGGTCTAGAGCTTGAACCCAGTCGTCCTTTGTGATCTAACAAGCACCTCCTAGATCTAAGTGAAACAAGGTTCGAGCCGAGCCCCAATTTGGGTCTTACTCGACTCTCCAAGTCAAAGGGTGAAGTAGGATGGACTCCCCTGGCCTAACGCCCGTGCTTTGATGAATGATAATGCCCACACACACGAGTCTCCCACCGGAATGACACCAGACCTATGTCTCGGCCCACGGGCTAGACCGGCCGGCACGTCTCCAACCcattcttcctctctctttaatTAGTGCTCTCATGACCATTCTTTAAGCAAGAAAGCCGTATCAAAAGAAACTGGCGGTGCAATGAAATAAATTATTATATTCATGCgccccagagagagagagagagagaggcccaTTGAATGGGGGAAAAGCGAGCCCCCGGGTTTGAAAATTCCGTTGATCCGTTAAAAGCCGGAAACCATCTCTGATCTTCTGCTCTCTCCCGCAAGAAAACGTATACGTGCATTTCTTCTCCCTCAATCTCTCCGTAGTTGAGAAATAGAGTGCGAGCAGATAGTCGTCGTGACTTTGAAggcgaaggagaagagagagtgaCAGCCATGGAGACGACCAAACTACAGCGTCTCTTCGACGCCTGCAACGAGGTTTTCACAGATGAGGAACCTCCTTCTTACAGGCAGATTCAGTGGCTGAGACACCTCCTAGGTGcatgaaaagaaactaaaacgCCCCCACGccccaaactctctctctctgtctctctccctctaacAGGCTCTTTCTGTATCGTTGTGCTGAGCAGATTCAATGGAAGCATTGGACGTTGGAATCAATGAGTTCGGGGAGGGAACACCAGACCACACTAATCGCTACAGAAAACTGGTAGATGGGCAATCCTTAACGAGCATCACATATATTCACATCTACGAGTCGGAGTATTTTTCGGTGAGTTTTTCATACGACATGCCGCCGCCGGCGACGTCTGTGCTACTCGATCTTTTAATGAGGAAGAAATACTGAAACGGAGAAGGTCttgatgttgtttttttttttttctttctttcagatGGGGATCTTCTGTTTCCCGGCGGGAGCTAGCATACCTTTCCACGACCATCCAGGGATGACCGTTCTGAGCAAGCTACTCTATGGCTCCATGTATCACAAGGCATACGATTGGGTTCTCCCCACCAAGTTGGCTCATTTGAAGGATCGTCATACTAGAACAGGTCAGCCATTATTGCGCTACATGTGAACTAACTGCCAttgattctctctttctctctctctcttttgtaaCTGAGAGAGATGATGAGTCTTTATAATAATTAAGAGAGATTGAGATTTATAATAATTAACAACGTGGATGGGTTGGAACGGATGCAGTAGGGCTGGCTGGGTTGGCCGTGGACGAAGTGCTGGAAGCGCCGTGCCAGCCGAGCGTGCTGTTCCCGAGAAGCGGCGGCAACATCCACTCCTTCACCGCTCTGACGCCCAGCGCCATCTTGGACGTCCTCTCCCCTCCTTACAACGACGAGTTGGGGCGGCCCTCCACCTACTTCTACGAGCTACCAATCCGAGCCTTACCAGGTAGCTATTACACTTGTGATGTTAAAGTTCCAGTCTGATTCTCTCATTTGTAAAAGCTCTAGCAGTTTCTTAGGTTTAATTTCAAAGTTCTCGCTTTGAGCTCTAGAATtgagaaaaaggaattttttggGGCACTTCGAGTCATTTCCGATCTCACATTTTCTCCTTTGCTTTTCATGAATTTCTCACTCAACCATTGTTGTTATGACTTATTTGTGACATGTTTTGCTGATTTGcttcaaattttttacttttattgatAAACAccgagcaatttttttttcgaaGAAGCAATGCAGTTTTCGAGTtactatagttttttttttaaaaaaaaaaaatcgacatAAAATCAGTTCTTCTTTTGTGGCAATGCTCTCCACATATAAACATATGGGCAGCTGATTCATATAGATTGTGGGGTTTGATATGTTGTTTCAGGCTACGCGGTGTTGGAGGAGAGAGATTTGCCTGAAGATTTGACCGTTGAGGGAGCGCCATACCTTGGGCCTAAGCTCACCCTTGACGCCATCAATAATTAATTAGCACAAAAAACCGCAGAGTTGAGATCATATCTGTATATATCatctttttgtttcaaattttcccCACGGATCATCGTGTATGTAGCTCATGAATTTTGCACAGAAAAAGCCTCTTGTTCGTCCCTTgcacttttcccttttttatttacGCCCTCAGAGACAGAGCGAGTTGAATCTGTCCTCCTTCTAAATTAgtatagtttatatatatacataattgtTAAGTACCAATGTGATAAGATACAAACTTATTATTATGAGTTATGACGCTATTAGGGTTGAAGAATATACAGCAAACCTTCGCCATGACGTGTGGTTGGGGAGAAGTTTGCGTTTTATTTTACGTGATTTTGGTGATCGTGCTTCTTCATCACACCCGAAAAACCTTGTGCTGCGCGATTAATCAGCTGTTTAGGCCCTTCAACCTTTACTTGGAATT
Above is a window of Nymphaea colorata isolate Beijing-Zhang1983 chromosome 8, ASM883128v2, whole genome shotgun sequence DNA encoding:
- the LOC116259425 gene encoding plant cysteine oxidase 1-like isoform X1, translated to METTKLQRLFDACNEVFTDEEPPSYRQIQWLRHLLDSMEALDVGINEFGEGTPDHTNRYRKLVDGQSLTSITYIHIYESEYFSMGIFCFPAGASIPFHDHPGMTVLSKLLYGSMYHKAYDWVLPTKLAHLKDRHTRTVGLAGLAVDEVLEAPCQPSVLFPRSGGNIHSFTALTPSAILDVLSPPYNDELGRPSTYFYELPIRALPGYAVLEERDLPEDLTVEGAPYLGPKLTLDAINN
- the LOC116259425 gene encoding plant cysteine oxidase 1-like isoform X2 codes for the protein METTKLQRLFDACNEVFTDEEPPSYRQIQWLRHLLDSMEALDVGINEFGEGTPDHTNRYRKLVDGQSLTSITYIHIYESEYFSMGIFCFPAGASIPFHDHPGMTVLSKLLYGSMYHKAYDWVLPTKLAHLKDRHTRTGLAGLAVDEVLEAPCQPSVLFPRSGGNIHSFTALTPSAILDVLSPPYNDELGRPSTYFYELPIRALPGYAVLEERDLPEDLTVEGAPYLGPKLTLDAINN